One Brachyhypopomus gauderio isolate BG-103 unplaced genomic scaffold, BGAUD_0.2 sc827, whole genome shotgun sequence DNA segment encodes these proteins:
- the LOC143508191 gene encoding genetic suppressor element 1-like isoform X2 — MFTLIKGMSHEPKSPSLGMISTATRTTATVSPLTPSPLNGSIVPNGSPAAQSAHSGFAAALRKLAKQAEEPRGKTRPHLLSGPGAVGLLLSRPRAAWSGESPIVWALRMTVVSVVQ; from the exons ATGTTCACGCTTATAAaag gcaTGAGCCATGAGCCAAAGTCACCATCGCTAGGCATGATCTCCACGGCGACACGCACCACGGCGACGGTCAGCCCCCTCACCCCATCGCCCCTCAACGGCTCCATCGTGCCCAATGGCAGCCCTGCGGCACAGTCCGCCCACTCCGGATTCGCTGCCGCTCTGCGCAAACTGGCCAAACAGGCCGAAGAGCCTCGAGGTAAGACCCGCCCACACCTTCTTTCTGGCCCCGGTGCTGTGGGCCTGCTCCTGTCTCGGCCCCGCGCTGCCTGGTCTGGAGAGAGTCCCATTGTCTGGGCACTCCGgatgactgtggtctccgtggTCCAATAG
- the LOC143508191 gene encoding genetic suppressor element 1-like isoform X1 — MGDTGSFTPLCSMSHEPKSPSLGMISTATRTTATVSPLTPSPLNGSIVPNGSPAAQSAHSGFAAALRKLAKQAEEPRGKTRPHLLSGPGAVGLLLSRPRAAWSGESPIVWALRMTVVSVVQ, encoded by the exons ATGGGTGACACGGGCAGCTTcactcctttgtgca gcaTGAGCCATGAGCCAAAGTCACCATCGCTAGGCATGATCTCCACGGCGACACGCACCACGGCGACGGTCAGCCCCCTCACCCCATCGCCCCTCAACGGCTCCATCGTGCCCAATGGCAGCCCTGCGGCACAGTCCGCCCACTCCGGATTCGCTGCCGCTCTGCGCAAACTGGCCAAACAGGCCGAAGAGCCTCGAGGTAAGACCCGCCCACACCTTCTTTCTGGCCCCGGTGCTGTGGGCCTGCTCCTGTCTCGGCCCCGCGCTGCCTGGTCTGGAGAGAGTCCCATTGTCTGGGCACTCCGgatgactgtggtctccgtggTCCAATAG